The Solibacillus sp. FSL W7-1464 genome contains a region encoding:
- a CDS encoding glucosamine 6-phosphate synthetase, with translation MEKRKRTIFWIIPIGVIGIFFYFFGPQKAVTDNDYITYIQATPVMENSDITIEDAFKNYCEENRWEYFQTKMMEHVVEFKGKCKIDNKVQPVNLQYVVEKGQTDYRIGAMLVNGEQQSEEQRTAFLNTIQ, from the coding sequence ATGGAGAAAAGAAAACGGACGATATTTTGGATCATACCAATCGGGGTAATTGGTATATTTTTTTACTTTTTCGGTCCGCAAAAAGCTGTTACAGATAATGACTACATTACATATATTCAAGCTACACCCGTTATGGAAAATAGCGATATTACGATAGAAGATGCCTTCAAAAATTATTGTGAAGAAAATCGCTGGGAATACTTCCAAACGAAAATGATGGAGCATGTTGTGGAATTTAAAGGTAAGTGCAAAATCGATAACAAAGTACAGCCAGTTAATTTACAGTATGTTGTTGAAAAAGGACAAACGGATTACCGTATCGGAGCAATGCTTGTTAATGGCGAACAGCAATCCGAAGAGCAGCGAACAGCATTTTTAAATACAATCCAATAA
- a CDS encoding Type 1 glutamine amidotransferase-like domain-containing protein: MKTKQIIAMGGGGFSMEPDNPLLDRYILKQAETSKPKICFLPTASGDSEQYISSFYNFFNTQDCDPSHLSLNNPPSRDLESFILENDIIYVGGGNTKNLLALWKERGLDRILRKAWEEGVILAGLSAGAICWFEQGVTDSFGDGLEPITCLGLLKGSNCPHYDGETERRRTYHQLIESNKIQSGIAVDDGVAIHYTGQEIHKIVSSRSDAKAYSVFWEKGIIERALQAEYLGT; encoded by the coding sequence ATGAAAACGAAACAAATAATTGCGATGGGCGGCGGGGGCTTTTCAATGGAACCTGATAATCCGCTTTTAGATCGTTATATTTTAAAACAGGCGGAAACGTCAAAACCGAAAATTTGTTTTCTGCCTACTGCTAGTGGAGATTCTGAACAATACATATCCAGTTTCTATAATTTTTTTAATACACAAGATTGCGACCCATCTCATTTATCACTAAATAACCCACCTTCTCGGGATTTGGAAAGTTTTATTTTAGAGAATGACATTATATATGTTGGTGGGGGAAACACGAAAAACCTTTTAGCTTTGTGGAAGGAAAGGGGATTAGATCGTATTTTAAGAAAAGCTTGGGAGGAGGGCGTTATTTTAGCCGGGTTAAGTGCAGGGGCAATCTGTTGGTTTGAACAGGGGGTGACAGATTCCTTTGGGGACGGACTTGAACCAATAACCTGTTTGGGATTGTTAAAGGGGAGTAATTGTCCGCATTACGATGGAGAAACGGAAAGAAGGCGTACATATCATCAACTGATTGAGTCTAATAAAATACAATCAGGAATTGCTGTTGATGATGGTGTTGCGATTCATTATACAGGACAGGAAATTCATAAAATAGTAAGTTCCAGATCTGATGCAAAGGCGTACAGTGTGTTTTGGGAAAAGGGCATAATTGAAAGGGCACTCCAAGCAGAATATTTGGGAACTTAA
- the proB gene encoding glutamate 5-kinase, which yields MERKRVVIKIGSSSLTNNKGELDHEKFHDHVAAIATLKQAGHEVILVSSGAVAAGFRKLGYPSRPITLKGKQAAAAVGQSILIQAYADEFATYNETSAQILLTRSDFNDKQRYRNAYETLTELLERSIIPIINENDTVSVAELTFGDNDMLSALVSGLVHADQLIILTDVNGLYTANPLTNANAIRIDRIEKITEEMLLFATGSGSKVGTGGMQSKLAAANYAINTGVEVFIGTGSGHTKLTEILENNGDGTYFERNEKYVPTNKQWVQLSKSSGKIFIDEGAVQALQYGGKSLLPAGVYAYEGHFEKGDVVEVFDRHTCIGRGEILYSSAELEHAMGKRTTELMNYPIEVIHRNQWVKI from the coding sequence GTGGAAAGAAAACGTGTTGTAATAAAAATCGGAAGCAGTTCTTTAACGAATAATAAAGGTGAGCTTGATCATGAAAAATTTCATGACCATGTTGCTGCCATCGCCACATTGAAACAGGCTGGTCATGAAGTTATTTTAGTATCTTCGGGCGCAGTAGCAGCAGGTTTCCGAAAGCTTGGCTACCCTTCTCGACCGATTACACTCAAAGGAAAACAAGCTGCCGCGGCAGTTGGTCAAAGTATATTAATCCAAGCTTACGCAGATGAATTTGCCACATATAATGAGACATCCGCCCAAATATTACTGACTCGCTCTGATTTCAACGATAAACAGCGTTACCGAAATGCATACGAAACATTAACAGAGCTATTGGAGCGTTCAATCATCCCGATTATCAATGAAAATGATACCGTATCTGTCGCCGAATTGACTTTTGGTGATAATGACATGCTGTCCGCATTAGTTAGTGGTCTTGTTCATGCAGATCAGTTAATCATTTTAACGGATGTCAACGGGCTTTATACGGCAAACCCATTAACAAACGCAAACGCCATTCGAATCGATCGCATAGAAAAAATTACAGAAGAAATGCTTCTATTTGCTACAGGGTCAGGTTCAAAAGTCGGGACCGGCGGCATGCAGTCCAAGCTGGCTGCAGCCAATTACGCAATTAATACCGGTGTCGAAGTATTTATCGGCACCGGGTCCGGCCATACAAAACTTACCGAAATCCTTGAAAACAACGGTGATGGGACATATTTTGAACGCAATGAAAAGTATGTTCCGACAAATAAACAGTGGGTCCAGCTCTCAAAATCTTCCGGGAAGATTTTTATAGACGAAGGTGCGGTCCAAGCATTGCAGTATGGGGGAAAAAGTTTACTCCCAGCCGGTGTCTATGCCTATGAAGGACATTTCGAAAAAGGCGATGTTGTAGAAGTTTTTGACCGACATACATGTATCGGTCGTGGAGAAATCCTTTATTCTTCAGCTGAATTGGAGCATGCGATGGGCAAACGGACGACAGAGCTCATGAATTACCCGATTGAAGTGATTCACCGTAATCAATGGGTCAAAATTTAA
- a CDS encoding DsbA family oxidoreductase yields the protein MKIEIFSDYACPFCYIAKTKLFQAIKQLNLDEETEVVYRAFELNPAASKSETVSYVDTIFKKKNNDLRKTEEFMEALEIHAQDAGVRFNLDKVVLANTKNAHRLTKLARLYEKELEFADIVMEYFFSEGLNLNDIEALLDICEQIGIDRNMAQKIIKEQQFTEELVLDRYEAQQLQISSVPFFVFEDHYGIRGVEPLEVFINTLLQTKEYMKKNQK from the coding sequence ATGAAAATAGAAATTTTTTCCGATTATGCTTGTCCGTTTTGTTATATTGCGAAAACGAAATTATTTCAAGCGATTAAGCAGTTAAATCTAGATGAGGAAACGGAAGTCGTTTACAGGGCATTCGAACTCAATCCTGCAGCTTCAAAGTCGGAAACGGTATCTTATGTCGACACAATCTTTAAAAAGAAAAACAATGATCTCCGTAAAACGGAAGAATTTATGGAAGCGTTGGAAATTCATGCACAGGATGCCGGAGTCAGATTCAATCTTGATAAGGTAGTGCTCGCCAATACAAAAAATGCCCACCGTTTAACTAAACTTGCAAGGCTTTATGAAAAAGAATTGGAGTTTGCTGATATTGTGATGGAATATTTTTTTTCAGAAGGTCTTAATTTAAATGACATAGAGGCACTGTTGGACATTTGCGAACAGATTGGCATTGACCGGAACATGGCGCAAAAAATAATAAAAGAACAACAATTCACTGAAGAATTAGTACTGGATCGTTATGAGGCACAGCAGCTGCAAATATCAAGTGTTCCTTTTTTTGTCTTTGAAGACCATTACGGTATTAGAGGAGTGGAGCCGCTGGAGGTATTTATAAATACATTACTTCAAACAAAGGAATATATGAAGAAAAACCAAAAATAG
- a CDS encoding AAA family ATPase, with product MLFVQMSGFPGSGKSTLSRQIAKRTGAVIVDHDIVKSSLLTSFEEIPIEKKLAGKIAYNVDWSLVEFHLSQGQNVVLDSPCLYQEMVERGIGLSKKYNAAYKYVECYLNDYQEINNRLQSRNRMVSQIEKASSEEIFKFTIENSKKPDEGSYIIVNTKDPLESYIDRVIDFIME from the coding sequence ATGCTTTTCGTACAGATGTCCGGATTCCCGGGCTCCGGCAAGTCGACGCTTTCTCGACAAATTGCCAAGAGAACTGGAGCAGTCATAGTAGATCATGATATTGTAAAATCTTCGTTATTAACGTCATTTGAGGAAATTCCAATAGAGAAAAAACTTGCTGGAAAGATTGCCTATAATGTTGATTGGTCTTTAGTGGAATTTCATTTATCACAAGGACAGAATGTCGTTTTAGATAGTCCTTGTCTTTATCAGGAAATGGTGGAGCGAGGGATAGGATTGTCAAAAAAGTATAATGCCGCATACAAATACGTAGAGTGTTATCTGAATGATTATCAGGAAATTAATAATAGATTACAAAGTCGAAATAGAATGGTTAGTCAAATAGAAAAGGCCAGCTCAGAAGAAATATTTAAATTTACGATTGAGAATAGTAAGAAACCAGATGAAGGTTCATATATCATTGTAAATACTAAAGATCCTTTAGAAAGTTACATAGATCGGGTAATTGATTTTATCATGGAGTAA
- a CDS encoding thymidylate synthase, with amino-acid sequence MNVVFVLTETAEEVLQMVSNDVAGLLAAVKGESVSFPFGSYQYDSHTLDHYLLENGTYQQELVIYLKPEQKNNETILPLPKMQD; translated from the coding sequence ATGAATGTTGTATTTGTATTAACAGAAACCGCTGAAGAAGTTTTGCAAATGGTCAGTAACGATGTTGCGGGACTGCTCGCTGCTGTAAAGGGCGAAAGTGTTTCTTTTCCGTTTGGCAGCTATCAGTACGACAGCCACACACTGGATCATTATTTATTGGAAAATGGTACATATCAGCAAGAGCTTGTCATTTATTTAAAACCAGAGCAGAAAAATAACGAAACGATTTTGCCGTTACCTAAAATGCAGGATTAA
- a CDS encoding aspartate kinase: protein MIVCKFGGTSVASAEQIKKVASIVKSNPERKIVAVSAPGKRSSDDIKVTDLLIDLANTVMNEGDVEAKIKTVVNRYRNIAEDLGLDNTISDIIEQDIRGRVTENLSDKDLFLDNIKASGEDNNAKLIASYFNAIGMPAKYVSPKDKLILNDFPERTYALPEAYENLSVLKDTEEIIIFPGFFGYTKSGILRTFDRGGSDITGSILASAVGAKLYENFTDVDCVFAANPKVVNDPVDIKEITYREMRELSYAGFSVFHDEALMPVYKQGIPVNIKNTNNPSASGTLILPTRPATNRPVTGISADSGFSILYVSKYLMNREVGFGRKLLQIIEEENISYEHTPSGLDDISVIMRSCQLTPEIEERIVKRVKEELCADDVQFSHNFSMIVIVGEGMRHNTGLAARAATAISATGANIEMINQGSSEVSLVFGVLSKYEDQILKGLYEEFFATITSF from the coding sequence ATGATAGTATGTAAATTTGGCGGCACATCTGTCGCGAGTGCAGAACAAATCAAAAAAGTAGCAAGCATTGTGAAATCTAATCCTGAAAGAAAGATTGTCGCTGTTTCTGCGCCTGGTAAGCGTTCAAGTGACGATATTAAAGTGACGGATTTATTAATAGATTTAGCAAACACCGTGATGAATGAAGGCGATGTTGAAGCGAAAATTAAGACTGTAGTAAATCGTTACCGTAATATCGCTGAAGATCTTGGTCTAGACAATACAATTTCAGATATTATTGAACAGGATATACGAGGGCGTGTGACAGAAAATTTGTCAGACAAAGATTTATTCCTAGATAATATAAAAGCAAGTGGTGAAGATAACAACGCAAAACTTATTGCGTCTTATTTTAATGCAATCGGCATGCCTGCAAAATATGTAAGTCCAAAAGATAAGTTAATTTTAAATGACTTCCCGGAACGTACGTATGCACTTCCAGAAGCATACGAAAACTTAAGTGTATTGAAAGATACGGAAGAAATTATAATTTTCCCTGGATTCTTCGGATATACAAAGTCAGGCATATTACGCACATTTGACCGTGGCGGATCTGATATTACAGGTTCCATATTGGCATCTGCCGTTGGGGCAAAGCTATATGAAAACTTTACGGATGTGGACTGCGTGTTCGCTGCAAATCCTAAAGTCGTAAATGATCCAGTCGATATTAAAGAAATTACGTATCGCGAAATGCGCGAATTATCGTATGCCGGTTTTTCCGTATTCCATGATGAGGCATTGATGCCGGTCTATAAACAGGGTATTCCGGTCAATATTAAAAACACAAATAACCCGTCTGCGTCCGGAACATTAATATTACCAACTCGTCCGGCAACGAATCGCCCGGTCACAGGGATTTCGGCGGATAGTGGTTTTTCAATACTATATGTATCAAAATATTTAATGAATCGGGAAGTTGGCTTTGGTCGCAAGCTTCTTCAAATTATAGAAGAAGAAAACATTTCCTATGAGCATACGCCATCTGGCTTAGACGATATTTCAGTTATTATGCGTTCATGCCAGCTGACACCTGAAATTGAAGAGCGTATTGTAAAACGTGTTAAGGAAGAATTATGCGCAGATGATGTTCAATTCAGTCATAACTTTTCAATGATTGTCATTGTCGGGGAAGGCATGCGCCATAATACAGGCTTGGCGGCACGTGCGGCAACTGCGATTTCCGCAACAGGTGCAAATATTGAAATGATTAATCAAGGTTCTTCGGAAGTTAGTCTTGTATTTGGTGTTCTTTCAAAATATGAAGATCAAATTTTAAAGGGACTTTATGAAGAGTTTTTCGCAACAATTACTTCGTTTTAG
- a CDS encoding sigma-70 family RNA polymerase sigma factor, giving the protein MQMQDIEQLLTENETLIKKVIYKLKIYRDLDEYMQVGRIAFWQALQKFDETKGDFAMFAYMNIKYAIIRALTKANDVSEHELAVEEDIIIVNTPQYDLITSSVEWPEWFDELNEEEQSLLIALYERELSLKQIAETYRLKYETLKKRHQRLLSKLRRSLI; this is encoded by the coding sequence ATGCAGATGCAGGATATCGAACAACTTCTTACTGAAAATGAAACATTAATCAAAAAAGTCATCTATAAACTGAAGATTTATCGGGATCTTGATGAATACATGCAAGTAGGGAGGATTGCTTTTTGGCAGGCATTACAGAAATTCGATGAGACAAAAGGAGACTTTGCGATGTTTGCCTATATGAATATAAAATATGCTATTATTCGGGCGCTTACGAAAGCGAATGACGTATCCGAACATGAACTGGCGGTGGAAGAAGATATAATTATCGTTAATACGCCACAATACGATTTGATTACATCCAGTGTGGAATGGCCAGAATGGTTTGATGAATTAAATGAAGAGGAGCAATCTCTGTTGATCGCTTTATATGAAAGAGAGCTTTCATTAAAACAGATTGCTGAAACGTATAGGTTGAAGTATGAAACACTAAAGAAAAGGCATCAGCGGTTACTGTCCAAGTTAAGAAGGTCATTAATATAA
- a CDS encoding glycerophosphoryl diester phosphodiesterase membrane domain-containing protein, protein MDRIKRVIKLIFRNLYYYRVDYIRTFAILRIVQAFILLPLIWLITALVMDITGVQVITQDSILYLLTHPFAILGIGIIFFIGIVFIYYELGFLILLAYYQQRAIPYTWKELLKRLNQKVVYFISLQTLLIVVYLLLLIPLISSLLPVSLIQNINVPSFIIDELLNSRNGTVLYIVLIIILSFISLRFIFTWPFFTVYQEVTLFKALKMSWQFSKRKLLETVGMIGLVVIVNVTLLLFALFIVLTPLFIIETLKPDWGLVTASFTLTLAQGVIILFFTILQVFFTQLIVMVAFQLTRHKPLIVQEESFRQTIRQWTFIIVVFAFFLVSGINLISLEKTIYEPETNIISHRGFMDGGVENTLNAIEAAKKAEADLVEIDIQQTKDGEFVVHHDKTLSRLAGEDDIVYDLTLNELVTTTVLADGFSDTIASFEEVLEMSRDLNIKLLIELKTHGFETEDFLQRFVDLLDEYDALDYHYVQSPDLPSMEMLEELEPRIHTGHIYSIAYGKLPESNADFISVEQSFATKNIQKQVVDRGMELFVWTINDESDMQKFYEKNVDGVITDHPDEALSKREKFDEKQNFIGRILNKIKIIY, encoded by the coding sequence GTGGACAGAATTAAACGAGTTATAAAACTGATTTTCAGAAATCTGTATTATTATCGAGTCGATTATATACGGACGTTTGCGATATTACGGATTGTGCAGGCATTTATTCTATTGCCGCTCATCTGGCTGATTACCGCGCTTGTCATGGATATAACAGGAGTGCAGGTGATCACTCAAGATAGCATCTTGTATTTACTGACACATCCGTTTGCGATATTAGGAATAGGAATCATATTTTTTATCGGAATTGTATTCATCTATTATGAATTAGGATTTTTAATACTACTGGCATATTATCAGCAACGGGCCATTCCATATACATGGAAAGAGCTGTTAAAACGGTTAAATCAGAAGGTTGTCTATTTTATCAGTTTGCAGACATTGCTGATTGTCGTTTACCTCCTGTTATTAATTCCGCTTATTTCATCATTATTACCAGTTTCATTGATTCAAAATATCAATGTACCAAGTTTCATTATAGATGAACTTTTGAACTCCCGGAATGGCACTGTCTTATATATTGTGCTAATAATAATATTGAGCTTTATAAGTTTACGCTTTATTTTTACATGGCCATTTTTTACGGTTTACCAAGAGGTTACACTATTTAAAGCATTAAAAATGAGCTGGCAGTTTTCGAAAAGGAAACTGCTTGAGACGGTCGGAATGATCGGGCTTGTTGTTATTGTCAATGTAACGCTTTTATTGTTCGCATTATTTATAGTATTAACACCGCTATTTATCATTGAAACTCTGAAGCCGGACTGGGGACTTGTTACCGCAAGCTTTACGCTGACCCTCGCACAGGGCGTCATCATTCTGTTTTTTACTATATTGCAAGTGTTCTTTACACAGCTGATCGTAATGGTGGCATTTCAGTTAACACGCCATAAACCATTAATCGTTCAGGAAGAATCATTTAGACAAACGATTCGCCAATGGACCTTTATCATTGTTGTATTCGCTTTTTTCCTTGTGAGCGGTATTAATCTGATCAGTTTGGAAAAAACGATTTACGAACCCGAAACCAACATCATATCCCATCGAGGATTTATGGATGGCGGTGTGGAAAACACATTAAATGCCATTGAGGCTGCAAAAAAAGCAGAAGCGGATTTAGTGGAAATCGATATTCAGCAAACGAAGGATGGGGAATTTGTTGTCCATCATGATAAAACGTTGTCACGCTTGGCGGGTGAAGACGATATTGTCTATGATTTAACGCTCAATGAACTAGTTACGACGACTGTTTTGGCGGATGGGTTCAGCGACACGATCGCTTCTTTTGAGGAAGTGCTTGAGATGAGTCGTGATTTAAATATAAAATTGCTTATTGAACTGAAAACACATGGTTTTGAAACAGAGGACTTTCTTCAGCGCTTTGTCGATCTGCTTGATGAATATGATGCCTTGGATTATCATTATGTTCAATCGCCTGATTTGCCGTCAATGGAAATGCTGGAAGAACTGGAACCCCGGATTCATACCGGTCATATTTACTCCATCGCCTATGGGAAACTACCGGAATCAAATGCCGACTTTATTTCAGTAGAGCAGTCTTTTGCGACAAAAAATATTCAGAAGCAGGTTGTAGACCGCGGTATGGAGCTGTTCGTCTGGACGATAAATGATGAGTCGGATATGCAAAAATTTTATGAGAAAAATGTAGATGGTGTCATTACCGATCATCCGGATGAAGCACTTTCAAAACGTGAAAAATTTGATGAAAAGCAAAATTTCATAGGGCGGATACTCAATAAAATCAAGATTATTTATTAA
- a CDS encoding tubby C-terminal domain-like protein — translation MQTYTYEVLGDIKSTEQRPVYNQAGEQILKVQRIYDNGLKKVLDGYFDHRYFLKYAVLRNDGQLLFEVKKIFRRGKVWFEGKDHVLNEKYIINYENWRIGVPELFISNDKFRMKIDKEMEDWSNFIINDEVIARWLAVYNEQSDMFSVKLVIWDEAPVQDPAFYIAIAQATLFIGV, via the coding sequence ATGCAGACTTATACGTACGAAGTATTAGGAGATATAAAATCCACGGAACAGCGGCCAGTATACAATCAAGCGGGGGAACAAATCCTGAAAGTTCAGCGCATTTATGATAATGGGTTGAAAAAGGTGCTGGATGGCTATTTCGATCACCGCTATTTTTTGAAATATGCGGTGCTCCGTAATGATGGACAATTATTGTTCGAAGTGAAAAAGATTTTTAGACGTGGGAAAGTGTGGTTTGAAGGGAAAGATCATGTTCTAAACGAAAAATATATCATTAATTACGAAAACTGGCGTATAGGCGTCCCTGAACTATTTATTTCAAACGACAAATTTAGAATGAAAATTGACAAAGAAATGGAAGACTGGTCCAACTTTATTATCAATGATGAGGTTATCGCAAGATGGCTTGCAGTTTATAATGAACAATCGGATATGTTTTCGGTTAAGCTGGTAATATGGGATGAAGCACCGGTGCAGGACCCGGCGTTTTATATCGCCATTGCACAGGCGACACTATTTATAGGGGTATAG
- a CDS encoding DNA topoisomerase III, which yields MKIVIAEKPDQAAKLAAPFSFTKKAGYFEVKPNTYFPEGALITWAIGHLCELKAPEEYNAAWKKWTLDTLPIIPERFEYKVTKTKYKQFNIIKTLTKRPDIREIIIGGDAGREGELIIRTILKVCGVNKPMKRLWISSLTENAVKNGFANLLPEEKTRNIYFEALSRSCADWLIGINTSRLYTVLLKRNSVKDVFSIGRVQTPTLALIVKREHEIANFKPEPFWEVEAEFNFNGKTLKAKWHKNNVTRLLEERQAIAAANFCINKNVEITNIKKEKKEYAPPLLFNLSALQATANKAFKFSPQMTLDILQKLYLKGVVSYPRSDSQFLTNEEAKTLPAILGQLSKLDQYKSLLPPPTTSLMNNKRFVNEKKVTDHHAIIITEQVPNMAKFSAEEAKIYDLVARQVIAAHYNNAVFSYTTIHSLVDQRAEFISKGKVLLEEGWRKVIHHTKDSADKDELLPLLQESEQGTVVKADVKKGETQPPNRYSEGNLITVMKTAGKHLEDAELEKVLSKTEGLGTEATRAGIIGTLKDRNYIEVRKNQVFATTKGMLLIEALGESILTSASMTAKWEQRLSEIGEGHASPQVFMEQVKKLADKLIADAGEREKVWAFNQNDVEKITENNPYTKKYKKEKTVVGKCILCDGSIVDHGTFYGCSNYKKASCKFSVSKKILGKTITQTNLKKLLTSGETDLIKGFKKGGKIFNAHLIWDEKERKTSFKFTKS from the coding sequence ATGAAAATAGTAATTGCAGAAAAACCAGATCAGGCAGCAAAATTGGCTGCCCCATTTTCATTTACTAAAAAGGCCGGTTATTTTGAAGTGAAGCCAAACACATACTTTCCGGAAGGTGCCCTCATTACATGGGCGATCGGTCATCTTTGTGAATTGAAGGCCCCGGAAGAGTACAACGCTGCCTGGAAGAAATGGACGTTGGATACATTGCCGATCATTCCCGAACGTTTCGAGTATAAAGTAACGAAAACGAAATATAAGCAGTTCAATATTATAAAAACACTCACTAAAAGACCGGATATTCGAGAAATCATCATCGGCGGGGATGCTGGGCGCGAAGGTGAACTCATTATACGTACCATTTTAAAAGTATGTGGTGTGAATAAACCGATGAAACGATTATGGATATCCTCATTAACGGAAAATGCTGTGAAAAACGGATTTGCAAACTTATTGCCGGAAGAAAAAACGAGGAATATTTATTTTGAAGCATTAAGCCGCTCCTGTGCTGATTGGCTTATCGGTATTAATACATCCAGATTGTACACGGTACTCCTTAAACGTAATAGCGTAAAAGATGTTTTCTCCATTGGACGAGTACAAACACCCACTTTGGCGCTTATCGTGAAACGTGAGCATGAAATTGCGAACTTTAAACCAGAACCGTTTTGGGAAGTGGAGGCGGAATTCAATTTCAACGGCAAGACCCTCAAAGCAAAATGGCATAAAAATAATGTGACAAGGCTTCTCGAAGAACGCCAGGCAATTGCTGCAGCCAACTTTTGCATCAATAAAAACGTGGAAATTACAAATATAAAAAAAGAAAAGAAGGAATATGCACCACCCCTTTTGTTCAATCTGTCTGCACTACAGGCAACAGCTAACAAAGCATTTAAATTTTCTCCGCAAATGACGCTCGATATTTTGCAGAAGCTTTATTTGAAAGGTGTCGTTTCCTATCCAAGATCGGATTCACAATTTTTGACGAATGAGGAAGCGAAAACATTACCGGCTATTCTCGGACAGTTAAGTAAGCTGGATCAATATAAAAGTCTTTTACCGCCACCGACAACTTCACTTATGAACAATAAACGGTTCGTGAATGAAAAAAAGGTAACCGATCACCATGCCATAATAATTACTGAACAAGTTCCGAATATGGCAAAGTTCAGTGCCGAGGAAGCAAAGATTTATGATTTAGTTGCAAGGCAAGTCATTGCGGCCCATTACAATAATGCCGTATTCTCCTATACAACAATTCACTCGCTTGTGGATCAGCGCGCGGAATTCATTTCCAAAGGAAAAGTTCTGCTGGAGGAAGGTTGGCGTAAAGTCATTCATCATACAAAAGATAGTGCTGATAAAGATGAACTGCTCCCCCTTCTTCAGGAAAGTGAGCAAGGGACTGTCGTGAAAGCAGATGTAAAGAAAGGTGAAACCCAGCCGCCAAACCGCTATTCGGAAGGTAATTTAATTACAGTCATGAAAACGGCGGGTAAACATTTGGAAGATGCGGAGCTGGAAAAAGTGTTATCGAAAACGGAAGGATTAGGTACGGAAGCTACACGCGCCGGAATTATCGGCACACTGAAAGACCGGAACTATATCGAAGTGAGGAAAAACCAAGTGTTTGCAACGACAAAAGGCATGCTGCTCATTGAGGCGCTGGGTGAAAGCATATTAACGTCCGCATCCATGACAGCTAAATGGGAGCAGCGCCTTTCTGAAATTGGTGAAGGGCACGCTTCCCCGCAAGTATTTATGGAACAGGTAAAAAAACTGGCCGATAAATTGATAGCAGATGCCGGCGAGCGTGAAAAAGTCTGGGCCTTCAACCAAAATGATGTGGAGAAAATCACCGAAAACAATCCCTATACGAAAAAGTATAAGAAAGAAAAAACAGTTGTCGGGAAATGTATTCTTTGTGATGGATCCATTGTCGATCACGGTACTTTTTACGGCTGTTCAAACTATAAAAAAGCCAGCTGTAAATTTTCAGTTTCCAAAAAAATACTCGGAAAAACAATTACACAAACGAATCTGAAGAAACTTTTAACTTCCGGTGAAACGGACTTGATCAAAGGATTTAAAAAAGGCGGAAAAATCTTCAATGCCCACCTCATTTGGGATGAGAAGGAACGAAAGACAAGCTTCAAATTTACAAAGTCATAG